From the Bdellovibrio reynosensis genome, one window contains:
- the smpB gene encoding SsrA-binding protein SmpB, whose translation MSILIIQENKKARFDYTIVETYEAGLMLMGSEVKSLRNKDVQLKDSYISFKGDEAFLQNAHIAEYKASSYNNHAPERLRKLLLNRKELDEIFGALREKGYSCVPLKIYFKDGRAKLEIALVKGKKTHDKREAIKKRDVSDHIRSSLRRSR comes from the coding sequence ATGAGCATCTTGATCATTCAAGAAAACAAAAAAGCCCGCTTTGATTATACGATCGTAGAAACCTACGAAGCGGGTCTTATGCTTATGGGAAGCGAAGTGAAGTCTTTGCGCAATAAAGACGTTCAGCTGAAGGATTCCTACATTTCTTTTAAAGGTGATGAAGCTTTCCTTCAGAACGCCCATATCGCTGAATACAAGGCTTCTAGTTACAACAATCACGCCCCTGAACGTCTTAGAAAGCTTTTATTAAATCGCAAGGAACTTGACGAAATCTTCGGAGCTCTTCGCGAAAAAGGCTATTCCTGCGTGCCATTAAAAATCTATTTCAAAGATGGCAGAGCGAAATTAGAAATTGCTTTAGTGAAGGGTAAAAAGACCCACGATAAGCGTGAGGCGATTAAGAAACGCGACGTTTCTGATCATATTCGCTCAAGCTTGCGACGTTCTCGTTAA
- the rsmA gene encoding 16S rRNA (adenine(1518)-N(6)/adenine(1519)-N(6))-dimethyltransferase RsmA, producing MSQSRERLMQTLQELGILAKRSLGQNFLVSDLVIERIINQVKEFAPEELIEVGPGPGALTYFLRQMNVPLQLIELDSKIAAYWKEQGLEVLEEDALQLDWSRFFTGKKIVFVSNLPYQISSSIVIERSLEANGVEHMVLMFQKEVAQRIRAPAKNEHYGLLSVIAQVFWKTAMVTEAGPRDFDPPPRVASRVLSFSRLPTEISNRKAFLTFVKTAFAQRRKLLKSNLSGLLKQKQLTEEQLVSLLAELGFKETARAEELSPQQFVTVFKKLGFDT from the coding sequence ATGAGTCAATCCAGAGAACGTTTAATGCAAACCCTGCAAGAGCTAGGGATCTTAGCCAAAAGATCCTTGGGCCAAAACTTTTTGGTCAGTGATTTAGTTATTGAACGAATCATCAATCAGGTTAAAGAATTTGCACCAGAGGAATTAATCGAAGTGGGACCCGGTCCCGGTGCTTTGACTTATTTTCTAAGACAAATGAATGTGCCACTGCAACTGATTGAACTAGATTCAAAAATCGCAGCTTACTGGAAAGAACAGGGCTTAGAAGTTCTTGAAGAAGATGCCTTGCAACTTGATTGGTCACGGTTCTTTACCGGTAAAAAAATCGTCTTCGTCAGCAACCTTCCTTACCAAATTTCTTCTAGCATCGTGATTGAAAGATCCCTTGAAGCAAACGGTGTGGAACACATGGTGCTGATGTTTCAAAAAGAAGTAGCCCAAAGAATCCGCGCACCAGCAAAGAATGAGCATTACGGTCTTTTAAGCGTCATCGCCCAAGTCTTCTGGAAAACAGCCATGGTGACTGAGGCGGGGCCACGGGATTTTGATCCACCTCCAAGGGTGGCAAGCCGCGTCCTTTCATTCAGCCGCTTGCCAACGGAAATCTCAAACCGCAAAGCCTTCTTAACCTTTGTTAAAACCGCATTTGCGCAAAGACGTAAGCTTCTTAAATCAAATTTATCTGGTCTTTTAAAACAAAAGCAGCTAACTGAAGAGCAATTAGTAAGTCTGCTTGCCGAACTGGGTTTTAAAGAAACCGCAAGGGCCGAAGAACTAAGCCCTCAACAGTTTGTGACAGTGTTTAAAAAACTTGGATTTGATACATGA
- the tsaD gene encoding tRNA (adenosine(37)-N6)-threonylcarbamoyltransferase complex transferase subunit TsaD translates to MEKVLAIETSCDDTSVAIVNRSGWVHSVVAASQDLEHEMYGGIVPEIAARNHSIALIPLIEEAFKKAGMTWSDVDGIAVTNRPGLIGALIVGLVTAKSLSQAKKIPFLGVNHLEGHLLAPFLKDAQYAPPEDFDYPYVGLAISGGHTSLYHITELGEYRVLGATKDDAAGECFDKFAKMAGLGFPGGQRIDQMAKTGNPKAYEFPRSMIHDETFDMSFSGLKSSGQRMLEQLGPELVQEHLPDLCASFQEAIVDVLIAKLERAAKVFRSKRVILTGGVSANSRLRARAEEWAAQKGLRLVIPPLRYCTDNAAMIGYVGALRMARGEFSELDLGPSPQALATDFK, encoded by the coding sequence ATCGAAAAAGTCTTGGCCATAGAAACCAGTTGTGATGACACTTCCGTTGCGATCGTGAATCGCAGCGGTTGGGTGCATTCTGTGGTTGCAGCTTCCCAAGATTTAGAGCATGAAATGTACGGCGGAATCGTTCCAGAGATCGCCGCCCGCAATCATTCCATCGCGCTTATCCCTTTAATTGAAGAAGCTTTTAAAAAAGCTGGTATGACGTGGTCTGATGTTGACGGCATTGCCGTGACCAATAGACCAGGTCTTATTGGCGCCTTGATCGTGGGATTAGTGACTGCGAAGTCATTATCTCAAGCAAAGAAAATTCCTTTTCTTGGCGTGAATCATCTTGAAGGCCATTTGCTTGCGCCATTCTTAAAAGATGCACAGTACGCTCCACCAGAAGACTTCGATTACCCTTATGTGGGTTTAGCAATCAGCGGTGGACACACCAGTCTTTACCACATCACAGAACTTGGCGAATACCGCGTTTTGGGTGCGACTAAGGATGATGCCGCTGGGGAGTGTTTTGATAAATTCGCAAAAATGGCAGGCCTTGGTTTCCCAGGCGGTCAGCGCATTGATCAAATGGCGAAAACGGGAAATCCCAAAGCCTACGAATTTCCTCGCAGCATGATTCACGATGAAACTTTCGATATGAGTTTCTCTGGGTTAAAATCCTCTGGCCAACGCATGCTTGAACAATTAGGCCCTGAACTGGTTCAAGAACATCTTCCAGATCTTTGTGCTTCCTTCCAAGAAGCGATCGTCGATGTACTTATCGCTAAACTTGAAAGAGCCGCTAAAGTCTTCAGAAGTAAACGAGTGATCTTAACGGGCGGGGTGAGTGCAAATTCGCGCTTACGTGCACGCGCTGAAGAGTGGGCTGCACAAAAAGGTTTAAGACTGGTGATCCCACCTTTACGTTACTGCACCGATAACGCTGCCATGATTGGCTATGTAGGTGCTTTACGCATGGCCCGCGGCGAGTTTTCAGAATTAGACCTGGGACCTTCACCCCAAGCACTGGCAACGGATTTTAAATGA
- a CDS encoding tetratricopeptide repeat protein: MKLVFILVSASLFLTGCLKTRNEVKDVEQRQVMQQQVTTLQRSNADVSNRFAELEEEMRNLNGRVDVVENKVGRSDSGFDSALKSSQAQNQELNQKVMILQEALTKMERDMIALNAELQAVKADRASAQAERTSRQAKKNVFEVGEEFFEKKDWKQAILNFQKYRDENPKGGKFAEATYKIGVSFQELAMREEAKTFYDEVVNKFPKSDEARKAKIRLKGMKK; this comes from the coding sequence ATGAAGTTAGTTTTTATTCTTGTATCTGCGTCCCTATTTCTAACGGGTTGCTTGAAAACCCGTAACGAAGTGAAAGACGTTGAACAACGTCAAGTTATGCAACAACAGGTGACTACACTACAAAGAAGTAACGCCGACGTTTCAAACCGCTTTGCCGAACTTGAAGAAGAAATGAGAAACCTGAACGGCCGCGTGGATGTTGTCGAAAACAAAGTCGGTCGCAGTGATTCTGGTTTTGATAGCGCCCTTAAATCATCTCAAGCGCAAAATCAGGAATTAAATCAAAAAGTCATGATCCTGCAGGAAGCCCTGACAAAAATGGAACGCGACATGATCGCGCTCAATGCCGAACTTCAGGCAGTGAAAGCGGACCGTGCCTCTGCCCAAGCGGAAAGAACTTCAAGACAAGCTAAGAAAAATGTTTTCGAAGTGGGTGAAGAGTTCTTTGAAAAAAAGGATTGGAAGCAAGCAATTCTTAATTTCCAGAAATACCGTGATGAAAATCCAAAGGGCGGCAAGTTCGCTGAAGCCACATATAAAATCGGAGTTTCCTTCCAAGAACTTGCAATGCGCGAAGAAGCTAAAACTTTCTACGACGAAGTCGTAAACAAGTTTCCTAAATCGGATGAAGCCCGCAAAGCTAAAATCCGTCTTAAAGGCATGAAAAAATAG
- a CDS encoding DUF4398 domain-containing protein encodes MKGSAVNLLKLIIVVLVTVIVSCQTVPAPVEDYSLARAALDAARSVQAARHSPGYWHQAEEAYRKGRIYFEDRDFSKAKEQFVRARVAAEKAENSARLIRQRTGDVL; translated from the coding sequence ATGAAAGGGAGCGCAGTGAATTTGCTAAAACTGATCATCGTAGTACTTGTAACAGTGATCGTCAGTTGTCAGACAGTTCCTGCGCCCGTCGAGGATTATTCCTTAGCACGAGCCGCTTTAGATGCGGCTCGTTCCGTTCAAGCCGCCCGCCATTCTCCCGGTTACTGGCATCAGGCCGAGGAGGCCTATCGCAAAGGGCGCATTTATTTTGAAGACCGCGATTTTTCAAAAGCCAAAGAACAATTCGTTCGTGCCCGTGTTGCTGCTGAAAAAGCTGAAAATTCAGCCCGTCTGATTCGTCAAAGAACTGGAGATGTTCTATGA
- the pal gene encoding peptidoglycan-associated lipoprotein Pal — MLRKLALGLVACALVAGCKGKQTQSDQAIETLPTGGSTQIDTAPLAYDAMGSDSGKIDGLVSVFFGYDKSNLDAQAKKDIATNVQWMKSHPNVKVQVEGHTDSRGTIEYNVALGERRANAVKAYMASLGIASDRLSVISYGKEKPLEMGETEAAWAKNRRANFVPAQ, encoded by the coding sequence ATGCTTCGTAAATTAGCTCTTGGTCTTGTTGCTTGCGCCCTAGTTGCAGGTTGTAAAGGAAAACAAACTCAATCTGACCAAGCAATTGAAACTTTGCCTACGGGCGGATCAACACAAATCGACACGGCTCCTTTGGCATACGATGCTATGGGTTCTGATTCTGGAAAAATCGATGGTTTGGTAAGCGTATTCTTCGGTTACGATAAATCAAACTTGGATGCTCAAGCGAAGAAAGACATCGCGACAAACGTACAGTGGATGAAATCTCATCCAAACGTGAAAGTTCAAGTTGAAGGACACACTGATTCTCGTGGTACTATCGAGTACAACGTAGCGTTGGGTGAGCGTCGTGCTAACGCGGTGAAAGCTTACATGGCAAGCCTTGGTATTGCTTCAGACCGTTTAAGTGTTATCAGCTACGGTAAAGAAAAACCACTTGAGATGGGTGAAACAGAAGCAGCTTGGGCGAAAAACCGCCGCGCGAACTTCGTACCTGCTCAATAG
- a CDS encoding TolB-like translocation protein yields MNKHLVLISIAFTGFLIFIQSAFALEVPPSISWKTLKTEHFEVIFNAKQQDLGHLYAQKLEKAYHALLPFFRSLPKKTVVVINDKTDVTNGYATRIPYPHIMAYPVLPGPEESLADSGDWAFELLAHEYTHILTFEPAGGVMKPLRMIFGNIIAPNILLPNWWKEGLAVEMETRLGHQGRLRSYYQEATIRAMVEDNSFYTYDIAEANEYIPTWPEGMRPYLFGSLMWSQMLADRGESVIAALNERHGERVPYFIEVPAREALGKSYEQEYERMMSDTITRAQNQLKTLRESPITPVVIPKNNFTSVTAPAISPDGKHLAVITEDDSNSRSVKIITREKDDQSFLDAPAADTVEKFNQELEPNVPQDGPPTGSIQRVSWFPNSQKIVYDKIDYVNRIERYSDLYTYDLQSKKTESLTKGLRGREPSVSADGGAITFVKLEGGRTHLAVLKFANNKWTEEILFSPSLQERISYPLFYDDGILFSLRKENGVEQLYKFSLSAKTSEVVLGDFKNIRFARKTTEGLMFTSAANGVLNLYMADNKLRSARPITNTLTAFMTADLDPIRKEIFATHMTAQGPRVSAILEKDWKENREEIPQVSALMADRYPDRAAKNVESEAFGAKAVQEGKLEDYSPYGYLWPRYWLPFIWGSTSDSGIIFRALTSGFDPLKKHSYSLGVSYDTGLNRGSFEGSYLNQVTELPFAVLAYKRSSYLGTIHNPIDYYGTTLAVLPDTFGVSKYSSLQLGVQYLERTDVALSIKRVGPFAVASYSNYGQSGAQISPESGGGAYLGAYNYVKYEDYVYHSQVIAGGEIYLSKWLPRHHAIMLKANGVYTPDKESHIYGVSTEPLVFVSDNPLPEYILRGYRRGQISGKNLLSVNAEYRFPIASIYNGSGTDPIFMRRLSGAVIVDGVAADGMMFDELFSERISMKRSFWSAGAEVKLETTVGYVIPINFVIGYYAAFNTARGVEGVLGSTLQITGF; encoded by the coding sequence ATGAACAAACACCTTGTCTTGATCAGCATCGCTTTCACAGGTTTTTTAATTTTCATTCAATCTGCCTTCGCACTTGAAGTTCCTCCGAGTATTTCGTGGAAAACCCTTAAGACAGAGCATTTTGAAGTCATTTTTAATGCCAAGCAGCAGGACCTAGGTCATCTGTATGCGCAGAAATTAGAAAAAGCCTATCACGCACTTTTGCCATTTTTTCGTTCACTTCCAAAGAAGACCGTCGTTGTTATCAATGACAAAACGGATGTCACCAATGGCTACGCTACTCGAATTCCTTACCCACACATCATGGCATACCCTGTACTTCCGGGACCTGAAGAAAGCTTGGCAGACTCTGGAGACTGGGCTTTTGAACTTTTAGCCCACGAATACACACACATTCTTACATTTGAGCCCGCCGGCGGAGTGATGAAACCCTTGCGTATGATCTTTGGTAACATCATTGCGCCCAATATTTTGCTGCCGAATTGGTGGAAAGAAGGTTTGGCGGTTGAGATGGAAACCCGGTTGGGTCACCAGGGGCGCTTACGCTCGTACTATCAAGAAGCCACAATCCGCGCCATGGTTGAAGACAACAGTTTTTACACCTATGACATCGCCGAAGCGAATGAATATATTCCGACTTGGCCTGAAGGTATGCGCCCGTATCTGTTTGGTTCTTTAATGTGGAGTCAAATGCTGGCTGACCGCGGGGAATCCGTCATTGCTGCTTTGAATGAACGTCACGGTGAAAGGGTTCCGTACTTTATTGAAGTTCCTGCCCGTGAAGCTTTAGGCAAAAGCTATGAGCAGGAATACGAGCGCATGATGAGTGATACCATCACCCGCGCGCAGAATCAGCTTAAGACCTTGCGTGAAAGTCCCATCACCCCGGTGGTCATTCCTAAAAATAATTTCACTTCGGTGACGGCTCCGGCGATTTCCCCTGACGGGAAGCATTTGGCGGTGATCACGGAAGACGATAGTAATTCGCGTTCGGTGAAAATCATCACCCGCGAAAAGGATGATCAAAGTTTCCTAGATGCGCCCGCTGCTGATACAGTTGAAAAGTTTAACCAGGAATTGGAACCGAATGTTCCGCAAGATGGGCCACCGACAGGAAGTATTCAACGGGTCAGCTGGTTTCCGAATTCGCAAAAGATCGTTTATGACAAAATTGACTATGTGAATCGCATTGAACGTTATTCAGATCTTTATACTTACGATTTGCAATCTAAGAAAACTGAAAGCCTAACGAAAGGACTTCGTGGGCGTGAGCCTTCGGTTTCTGCCGATGGTGGTGCAATCACTTTTGTGAAACTAGAGGGCGGCCGGACCCATTTGGCGGTTTTAAAGTTTGCAAATAACAAATGGACTGAGGAAATTCTATTCTCGCCTTCCCTGCAAGAGCGCATTTCTTATCCACTTTTTTACGACGACGGGATTTTATTTTCGTTACGTAAGGAAAATGGTGTCGAACAGCTTTATAAGTTTTCGCTTTCAGCGAAAACTTCTGAAGTTGTGCTTGGTGATTTTAAAAATATCCGTTTTGCGCGAAAGACTACTGAAGGTTTGATGTTCACTTCGGCCGCCAACGGCGTTTTGAATTTGTACATGGCTGACAATAAATTGAGGTCGGCTCGCCCTATTACAAACACCCTTACTGCATTTATGACGGCGGATCTTGATCCGATTCGTAAAGAAATCTTTGCAACTCACATGACGGCCCAAGGCCCACGTGTTTCTGCCATCTTAGAAAAAGATTGGAAAGAAAATCGCGAAGAAATTCCTCAGGTCAGCGCCTTAATGGCAGATCGTTATCCTGATCGCGCTGCGAAGAACGTTGAAAGTGAAGCGTTTGGTGCGAAGGCTGTGCAAGAAGGAAAGTTAGAAGACTATTCCCCTTACGGATATCTGTGGCCTCGTTATTGGTTGCCTTTCATTTGGGGATCGACAAGTGATTCTGGAATTATTTTTAGAGCGTTAACCTCTGGCTTTGATCCTTTAAAAAAACATTCTTATTCGTTAGGCGTTTCTTACGACACGGGACTTAATCGCGGAAGTTTTGAGGGGTCTTATCTAAATCAAGTGACTGAACTTCCATTTGCGGTTTTAGCTTACAAACGCAGTTCTTACTTAGGCACTATTCATAACCCGATTGATTATTACGGAACTACGCTTGCTGTTTTGCCGGATACCTTTGGTGTTTCGAAATACAGCTCTTTGCAGTTGGGTGTTCAGTATTTAGAAAGAACTGATGTTGCTCTTTCGATCAAACGGGTGGGTCCGTTCGCGGTAGCTAGTTATTCAAATTATGGTCAATCAGGTGCGCAGATCTCGCCTGAATCTGGCGGTGGTGCTTATCTTGGCGCTTACAACTACGTTAAGTACGAAGACTATGTTTATCATTCGCAAGTCATTGCTGGTGGAGAGATTTATCTTTCGAAGTGGTTACCTCGCCATCACGCCATCATGTTAAAAGCCAATGGCGTTTATACTCCTGATAAAGAATCCCACATCTATGGGGTTTCAACCGAACCGTTAGTGTTTGTTTCTGACAATCCACTGCCAGAGTATATTCTGCGCGGGTATCGTCGTGGGCAAATCAGTGGAAAAAATCTTTTAAGTGTGAATGCTGAATATCGTTTCCCAATTGCTTCAATTTATAATGGCTCTGGAACGGATCCTATTTTTATGCGCCGACTGTCTGGGGCGGTGATCGTTGATGGGGTTGCGGCTGATGGGATGATGTTTGATGAGTTGTTTTCTGAAAGAATCTCGATGAAGCGTTCGTTTTGGTCGGCGGGGGCCGAGGTGAAGTTAGAAACTACTGTTGGCTATGTGATTCCGATAAATTTTGTTATTGGGTATTATGCTGCCTTCAATACGGCTCGTGGAGTTGAGGGAGTGTTGGGATCTACTTTGCAGATCACGGGGTTTTAA
- a CDS encoding DUF2802 domain-containing protein: MSFWFLLQVLVNLILLAGVVGLWIRLQRPPKDDPRLSKGLQLLQSKIAVLEDLSDRTETQVNQLTALLEQKVKDIQIKIQSADKQLAKIEQSMQKSLEVAKIFQDRIPHTEIVERKNTIKYVKAARLAHQGLSVDEIADQVDLSRGEIEFIAKVNKDQLMFCEDSLPEWIQDDADTAASQMQSDLSDVDNISFMTPLHRESVPDLSTVFEVPKTDQEALKKLGDAFKAACAEVKEQEEASQQTANNVSALFNVTQNMAQTFLSEKPTPTAPTATPIAATKGKKDGVVRPVEFRRIDMTKDLG, translated from the coding sequence GTGAGCTTTTGGTTCTTACTTCAAGTGCTTGTAAATTTGATTCTTTTGGCAGGCGTTGTGGGATTGTGGATTCGACTGCAAAGACCCCCTAAAGATGACCCAAGACTAAGTAAAGGTCTGCAGCTTTTGCAAAGTAAAATTGCTGTATTAGAGGACCTTTCTGATCGCACCGAAACCCAAGTAAATCAATTAACGGCTTTGCTTGAACAAAAAGTAAAAGACATTCAAATCAAAATTCAATCTGCTGATAAACAATTAGCTAAGATTGAACAATCGATGCAAAAAAGTTTGGAAGTGGCAAAGATCTTTCAAGATCGTATTCCCCACACTGAAATCGTGGAACGCAAAAACACTATTAAATATGTAAAAGCAGCGCGCCTTGCCCATCAAGGTTTAAGCGTTGATGAAATCGCAGATCAAGTGGATCTTTCTCGCGGTGAAATCGAATTCATCGCTAAAGTTAATAAAGATCAATTGATGTTCTGTGAAGACAGTCTGCCAGAGTGGATTCAAGACGATGCAGACACTGCAGCTTCACAAATGCAGTCGGATTTAAGTGATGTTGATAACATCAGCTTTATGACTCCGCTGCACCGTGAATCGGTTCCAGATTTGAGCACAGTATTCGAAGTTCCAAAGACGGACCAAGAAGCATTGAAAAAATTAGGTGATGCATTTAAAGCGGCTTGCGCAGAAGTTAAAGAGCAAGAAGAAGCGTCTCAACAAACGGCGAACAATGTTTCTGCGTTATTCAACGTAACTCAAAATATGGCGCAAACTTTCTTAAGTGAAAAACCAACTCCTACAGCTCCGACGGCAACCCCGATCGCAGCTACTAAAGGTAAAAAAGATGGAGTGGTTCGTCCTGTAGAATTCCGCCGTATCGACATGACCAAGGATTTAGGTTAA